From a region of the Streptomyces venezuelae genome:
- the fabG gene encoding 3-oxoacyl-ACP reductase FabG, which produces MSTTEQRVAIVTGAARGIGAATAVRLAAEGRAVAVLDLDEAACKDTVEAITAAGGKALAVGCDVSDGAQVEAAVARVAGELGAPTILVNNAGVLRDNLLFKMTETDWDTVMNVHLRGAFLMSKACQKYMVDAKFGRIVNLSSSSALGNRGQVNYSAAKAGLQGFTKTLAIELGKFGVTANAVAPGFIVTEMTAQTAARVGMGFEEFQAAAATQIPVQRVGRPDDIANAIAFFTGEAAGFVSGQVMYVAGGPLS; this is translated from the coding sequence ATGTCCACCACCGAGCAGCGCGTCGCGATCGTGACCGGGGCGGCCCGGGGCATCGGCGCCGCCACCGCCGTACGCCTGGCCGCCGAGGGCCGGGCCGTCGCCGTACTCGACCTCGACGAGGCGGCCTGCAAGGACACCGTGGAGGCCATCACGGCGGCGGGCGGCAAGGCCCTCGCGGTCGGCTGCGACGTCTCCGACGGCGCACAGGTGGAGGCGGCCGTCGCGCGGGTCGCCGGCGAGCTCGGCGCCCCGACCATCCTGGTCAACAACGCGGGTGTGCTGCGCGACAACCTGCTGTTCAAGATGACCGAGACCGACTGGGACACGGTCATGAACGTGCACCTGCGCGGGGCCTTCCTGATGTCGAAGGCCTGTCAGAAGTACATGGTGGACGCCAAGTTCGGCCGCATCGTGAACCTCTCCAGCAGCTCGGCGCTCGGCAACCGCGGCCAGGTCAACTACTCCGCCGCCAAGGCCGGCCTGCAGGGCTTCACCAAGACCCTGGCCATCGAGCTCGGCAAGTTCGGCGTCACCGCCAACGCCGTCGCCCCCGGCTTCATCGTCACCGAGATGACCGCCCAGACGGCCGCCCGCGTCGGCATGGGCTTCGAGGAGTTCCAGGCCGCCGCCGCCACCCAGATCCCGGTCCAGCGCGTCGGCCGCCCGGACGACATCGCCAACGCCATCGCCTTCTTCACGGGGGAGGCCGCGGGCTTCGTCTCGGGCCAGGTCATGTACGTGGCCGGCGGCCCGCTCAGCTGA
- a CDS encoding DUF3037 domain-containing protein — MTKRDVFEYALVRVVPRMERGECFNAGVIVYCRAHTFVAARTHLDEAKLLALDPGADVAGVRAALRGVEGVCGGGEAAGQAAGDDAGRRFRWLIAPRSTVVQPGPVHTGLTADPAAEVERLLDLLVR, encoded by the coding sequence GTGACCAAGCGGGACGTGTTCGAGTACGCGCTGGTGCGCGTGGTGCCCCGGATGGAACGGGGCGAGTGCTTCAACGCCGGCGTGATCGTCTACTGCCGGGCGCACACCTTCGTCGCCGCGCGCACCCACCTCGACGAGGCGAAGCTCCTCGCACTGGACCCCGGGGCCGATGTGGCCGGGGTACGGGCCGCCCTGCGCGGGGTCGAGGGCGTGTGCGGCGGCGGAGAAGCGGCGGGGCAGGCGGCCGGTGACGACGCGGGGCGGCGGTTCCGCTGGCTCATCGCCCCGCGGAGCACCGTCGTGCAGCCGGGGCCGGTGCACACCGGCCTGACGGCCGATCCGGCGGCGGAGGTGGAGCGGCTGCTGGACCTGCTGGTCCGCTGA
- a CDS encoding HipA family kinase yields MLEELVATRYVTPLREGGSLPGIVEADDLGTYVMKFTGAGQGRKTLVAEVVCGRLAQRLGLRVPRLVQMQLDPVIGLGEPDQEVQELLKASGGLNLGMDYLPGSIGFDPLAYQVDPVEAGRVVWFDALVNNVDRSWRNPNMLVWHGDLWLIDHGATMIWHHNWPTAAAAAAKPYNASDHVLAPVGPDIAGAAAALAPLVTEELLTEVAADVPDEWLVDEPGFDSTDALRRAYVEALLPRAATIHERISLEAEVKTPAGPPGWLTDHLPEWPHKTHKKKSDSE; encoded by the coding sequence GTGCTGGAAGAGCTGGTAGCGACACGCTATGTCACGCCCCTGCGTGAGGGCGGCTCGCTCCCGGGGATCGTCGAAGCCGACGACCTCGGTACCTACGTCATGAAGTTCACCGGAGCCGGCCAAGGGCGTAAGACCCTGGTCGCCGAGGTCGTCTGCGGCCGCCTGGCACAGCGGCTGGGCCTGAGGGTCCCGAGGCTGGTCCAGATGCAGCTCGACCCCGTCATCGGGCTCGGCGAGCCCGACCAGGAGGTCCAGGAGCTGCTCAAGGCCAGCGGCGGGCTCAACCTCGGCATGGACTACCTGCCCGGCTCGATCGGCTTCGACCCGCTCGCGTACCAGGTGGACCCGGTCGAGGCGGGCCGTGTGGTCTGGTTCGACGCCCTCGTCAACAACGTCGACCGTTCCTGGCGCAACCCGAACATGCTGGTCTGGCACGGGGACCTCTGGCTCATCGACCACGGCGCCACCATGATCTGGCACCACAACTGGCCCACCGCCGCTGCCGCGGCCGCCAAGCCCTACAACGCCTCCGACCACGTACTGGCCCCCGTGGGCCCGGACATCGCCGGCGCGGCCGCCGCGCTCGCGCCCCTGGTCACCGAGGAACTGCTCACGGAGGTCGCGGCCGACGTCCCCGACGAGTGGCTGGTCGACGAGCCGGGCTTCGACTCCACCGACGCGCTGCGCCGCGCCTACGTGGAGGCGCTGCTGCCGCGCGCGGCCACGATCCACGAGAGGATCTCGCTGGAGGCCGAGGTGAAGACGCCTGCGGGACCTCCCGGCTGGCTCACCGACCACCTGCCGGAATGGCCCCACAAGACCCACAAGAAGAAGAGCGACAGCGAGTGA
- the speB gene encoding agmatinase, which translates to MIAQPNDVTPPVPPTETDRTLHFAGQATFGRIPRLDQVDKADIAVVGVPFDGGVTYRPGARFGGNAIREASRTLRPYNPAQDVYPFHYSQVADAGDISANPFNAAEAVETIEAAADELLSGGARLMTLGGDHTIALPLLRSVAKKHGPVAVLHFDAHLDTWDDYFGQQYTHGMPFRRAVEEGVIDTSALCHVGTRGPIYGKKDLDEDAKLGFGIVTSADVMRRGVDEIAQQLRERVGDRPLYVSIDIDVLDPAHAPGTGTPEAGGMTSRELLEILRGLADCQLVSADIVEVAPAYDHAGITSVAASHAAYELITIMSKQIAPVRWGMA; encoded by the coding sequence ATGATCGCGCAACCCAACGACGTGACTCCGCCCGTGCCGCCGACGGAGACCGACCGGACCCTGCACTTCGCCGGTCAGGCCACCTTCGGCCGCATCCCCCGCCTCGACCAGGTGGACAAGGCGGACATCGCCGTGGTCGGAGTTCCCTTCGACGGGGGCGTCACCTATCGCCCGGGCGCCCGCTTCGGCGGCAACGCCATCCGCGAGGCCTCCCGCACCCTGCGCCCCTACAACCCGGCGCAGGACGTCTACCCCTTCCACTACAGCCAGGTCGCGGACGCAGGGGACATCAGCGCCAACCCCTTCAACGCGGCCGAGGCGGTGGAGACCATCGAGGCCGCCGCCGACGAACTGCTCTCCGGCGGGGCCCGGCTGATGACGCTCGGCGGTGACCACACCATCGCCCTGCCGCTGCTGCGCTCGGTCGCCAAGAAGCACGGCCCGGTCGCGGTCCTGCACTTCGACGCGCACCTGGACACCTGGGACGACTACTTCGGCCAGCAGTACACCCACGGGATGCCCTTCCGCCGGGCCGTGGAGGAGGGCGTCATCGACACCTCGGCCCTCTGCCACGTGGGCACCCGGGGTCCGATCTACGGCAAGAAGGACCTCGACGAGGACGCCAAGCTCGGTTTCGGCATCGTCACCTCGGCCGATGTGATGCGGCGCGGGGTCGACGAGATCGCCCAGCAGCTGCGCGAGCGCGTGGGCGACCGGCCGCTCTACGTATCCATCGACATCGACGTGCTGGACCCGGCGCACGCCCCCGGCACCGGCACCCCGGAGGCCGGTGGCATGACCTCCCGCGAACTGCTGGAGATCCTGCGGGGTCTGGCCGACTGCCAGTTGGTCTCCGCCGACATCGTGGAGGTCGCGCCGGCCTACGACCACGCCGGCATCACCTCGGTGGCGGCCTCGCACGCCGCCTACGAACTGATCACGATCATGTCCAAGCAGATCGCCCCGGTCCGATGGGGGATGGCATAG
- a CDS encoding acyl-CoA carboxylase subunit beta, which produces MTTNLTGKVAELRSLREQARRGPSERATEAQHAKGKLTARERIALLLDEGSFREVEQLRRHRATGFGLESKKPYTDGVITGWGTVEGRTVFVYAHDFRIFGGALGEAHATKIHKIMDMAIAAGAPLVSLNDGAGARIQEGVSALAGYGGIFQRNTRASGVIPQISVMLGPCAGGAAYSPALTDFVFMVRETSQMFITGPDVVRAVTGEEITQNGLGGADVHAETSGVAHFAYDDEETCIFEVRYLISMLPSNNRENPPHFPTSDPAGRRCEELLSLVPVDGNRPYDMLKVIEELVDEGDVLEVHERWARNIICALARMDGQVVGIVANQPGHLAGVLDIEASEKAARFVQMCDAFNIPIITLLDVPGFLPGVDQEHGGIIRHGAKLLYAYCNATVPRISLILRKAYGGAYIVMDSQSIGADLTYAWPTNEIAVMGAEGAANVIFRKQIADAEDPEAMRTRMVKEYKAELMHPYYAAERGLVDDVIDPAETREVLVSALAMLRNKHADLPSRKHGNPPQ; this is translated from the coding sequence GTGACGACGAACCTGACTGGGAAGGTGGCCGAGCTGCGCTCTCTGCGGGAGCAGGCGCGGCGTGGACCGAGTGAGCGCGCGACTGAGGCCCAGCACGCGAAGGGCAAGCTGACCGCGCGCGAGCGCATCGCCCTGCTCCTCGACGAGGGTTCGTTCCGGGAGGTCGAGCAGTTGCGCCGGCACCGGGCGACCGGGTTCGGCCTGGAGAGCAAGAAGCCCTACACCGATGGTGTGATCACGGGCTGGGGGACGGTCGAGGGCCGGACGGTCTTCGTCTACGCGCACGACTTCCGGATCTTCGGCGGTGCGCTGGGTGAGGCCCATGCCACGAAGATCCACAAGATCATGGACATGGCGATCGCGGCGGGTGCGCCGCTGGTGTCCCTGAACGACGGTGCCGGTGCCCGTATCCAGGAGGGTGTTTCGGCGCTGGCCGGTTACGGCGGGATCTTCCAGCGCAACACGCGGGCCTCGGGTGTCATCCCGCAGATCTCCGTGATGCTGGGCCCGTGCGCGGGCGGCGCCGCCTACTCCCCGGCCCTCACCGACTTCGTGTTCATGGTCCGGGAGACCTCGCAGATGTTCATCACCGGCCCGGACGTGGTCCGCGCGGTGACCGGCGAGGAGATCACCCAGAACGGGCTCGGCGGCGCGGACGTGCACGCCGAGACCTCCGGTGTCGCGCACTTCGCGTACGACGACGAGGAGACCTGCATCTTTGAGGTCCGCTACCTCATCTCGATGCTGCCCTCCAACAACCGCGAGAACCCGCCGCACTTCCCCACGTCCGACCCGGCCGGCCGTCGCTGCGAGGAACTGCTCTCGCTCGTTCCCGTCGACGGCAACCGCCCCTACGACATGCTCAAGGTCATCGAGGAGCTCGTCGACGAGGGCGACGTGCTGGAGGTCCACGAGCGGTGGGCCCGCAACATCATCTGCGCGCTGGCCCGGATGGACGGCCAGGTCGTCGGGATCGTCGCGAACCAGCCCGGCCACCTCGCCGGTGTCCTGGACATCGAGGCCTCCGAGAAGGCCGCACGTTTCGTCCAGATGTGCGACGCGTTCAACATCCCGATCATCACCCTGCTCGACGTCCCCGGCTTCCTGCCCGGCGTCGACCAGGAACACGGCGGCATCATCCGCCACGGCGCGAAGCTCCTGTATGCGTACTGCAACGCCACCGTCCCGCGGATCAGCCTGATCCTCCGCAAGGCCTACGGCGGCGCGTACATCGTCATGGACTCCCAGTCCATCGGCGCGGACCTCACCTACGCCTGGCCGACCAACGAGATCGCCGTGATGGGCGCCGAGGGCGCGGCCAACGTCATCTTCCGCAAGCAGATCGCCGACGCCGAGGACCCCGAGGCCATGCGCACGCGGATGGTCAAGGAGTACAAGGCCGAACTGATGCACCCGTACTACGCGGCCGAACGCGGCCTCGTCGACGACGTCATCGACCCCGCCGAAACCCGCGAAGTCCTCGTCAGCGCCCTCGCCATGCTCCGCAACAAGCACGCCGACCTGCCGTCCCGCAAACACGGCAACCCCCCGCAATGA
- a CDS encoding LuxR family transcriptional regulator, with protein MLVERDEQIARLTSWVTGAARGPRSAGAQGVGAPDGPAASGPLAVIGGPVAAGKTALLHRVQERTAEWGVRLLSAATSAAEQDIPFGVVEELLRDTPDAPSPIPLHAPLDGGDFVPTSTLMAVHARLAGLAARRPVLIAVDDVQYADPQSLHCLLYALGRARSTGQGLSLVVTRGPDAGATPAAVLEDLLRQVAGPRLRLGPLSARGVADLLAQRAPETSPAGSAAAGVPSAATLHAATGGNPLLVHSLLDDQAPRQRAEGALPAGEQFLQNALICVHRTGADGLRVAQGIALLGDAGSLPLLARLVTAGERTVEEVVAALRDAGILQGARFRHGAVRSAVLESLADDAVARLRRRAARLLYEAGAAPMAVAAHLLGHGPHSLDEEWVPGVLSDAAHTALAAQRVGFALRCLRLAEQCSQDERERLQLRASTAKFIWRVKPSAWAQALQPLSAALHRGILPVTESLRLVGSLLWNGWIDDGALAIERALEGVQGRPDAALAAELHGVRLVLVTTFPTLLGRMDSALGPDWDPVEPLADPSDDGVMTAMGLLQGVLGSTPGPRDRAEVDEALTGRAERILAGTRLTEESHVTVRACLLALMYADRLGAAALWTDRHLEEAAERGAPGWTAVMQAMRAHMALRRGELAQARRLAEQALEELPPHGWGVGIGMPLSALIEARTAMADHEAAAALVDHPVPEQMLQTRYGLHYIYARGRHQLATGRHHAALTDFMACGRLMREWDMDRAGLAPWRVGVAEASLALGNREQAERFAREQLAEETGPRVRGLALRVLAGARPLRERPPLLERAVTLLQDEGDSHELARALTELGTAYERLGDPAQGKTCARRAWRIAEASGSREPGQGAPAEAAVPSAPPRAVAAAPEPVPVRSAPATASALTDAERRVASLAAHGYTNREISAKLFITVSTVEQHLTRVYRKINITRRQDLPVSWDNDVAHTA; from the coding sequence ATGTTGGTGGAGCGGGATGAACAGATCGCCAGACTGACCTCCTGGGTGACCGGCGCCGCCCGCGGCCCGAGGTCTGCGGGTGCTCAGGGTGTAGGCGCGCCCGACGGCCCCGCCGCATCCGGCCCCCTGGCCGTGATCGGAGGTCCGGTCGCCGCGGGCAAGACGGCCCTGCTCCATCGTGTGCAGGAGCGGACCGCCGAATGGGGGGTACGGCTGCTGAGCGCCGCCACCTCCGCCGCAGAACAGGACATTCCGTTCGGTGTGGTCGAGGAGTTGCTGCGCGACACGCCCGACGCGCCCAGTCCGATTCCGCTCCACGCGCCCCTCGACGGCGGGGACTTCGTCCCCACGTCGACCCTCATGGCGGTCCACGCCCGGCTCGCGGGTCTCGCGGCGCGCCGCCCCGTCCTGATCGCCGTCGACGACGTGCAGTACGCCGATCCGCAGTCCCTGCACTGCCTGCTGTACGCCCTGGGCCGGGCGCGGTCCACCGGTCAGGGGCTCTCCCTCGTCGTCACGCGGGGCCCCGACGCGGGCGCGACTCCCGCGGCCGTGCTGGAGGACCTGCTGCGTCAGGTCGCCGGACCCCGGCTGCGGCTGGGGCCGCTCAGCGCCCGGGGCGTGGCGGACCTGCTGGCACAGCGGGCCCCGGAAACGTCTCCTGCGGGCTCCGCCGCGGCCGGCGTCCCGAGCGCCGCGACCCTGCATGCGGCCACCGGCGGCAACCCCCTGCTGGTGCACAGCCTCCTGGACGACCAGGCCCCCCGGCAGCGGGCCGAGGGGGCGCTCCCCGCGGGTGAGCAGTTCCTGCAGAACGCCCTGATCTGCGTGCACCGTACGGGCGCGGACGGCCTGCGCGTCGCCCAGGGCATCGCCCTGCTCGGCGACGCCGGATCGCTGCCGCTGCTGGCCCGTCTGGTGACCGCCGGCGAACGGACCGTGGAGGAGGTGGTCGCCGCGCTCCGTGACGCGGGCATCCTCCAGGGCGCCCGTTTCCGCCACGGCGCGGTCCGGTCGGCGGTGCTGGAGAGCCTGGCCGACGACGCCGTGGCCCGGCTCCGCCGCCGCGCGGCGCGGCTGCTGTACGAGGCGGGGGCGGCGCCGATGGCCGTCGCCGCGCACCTGCTGGGGCACGGGCCGCACTCCCTGGACGAGGAGTGGGTGCCCGGGGTGCTGAGCGACGCCGCGCACACGGCGCTCGCCGCGCAGCGCGTCGGCTTCGCGCTCCGCTGCCTGCGACTGGCCGAGCAGTGCTCCCAGGACGAGCGGGAGCGGCTGCAACTGCGGGCGAGCACGGCCAAGTTCATCTGGCGGGTCAAGCCGTCCGCGTGGGCGCAAGCACTCCAGCCGCTGAGCGCCGCCCTGCACCGGGGCATCCTCCCGGTGACCGAATCCCTGCGGCTGGTGGGCAGCCTGCTGTGGAACGGCTGGATCGACGACGGCGCCTTGGCCATCGAGCGCGCCCTGGAGGGCGTGCAGGGCCGCCCGGACGCCGCGCTCGCCGCCGAGCTGCACGGTGTCCGGCTGGTACTGGTGACCACGTTCCCCACTCTGCTCGGCCGGATGGACAGCGCCCTCGGCCCCGACTGGGACCCCGTCGAGCCGCTCGCGGACCCCTCGGACGACGGTGTCATGACGGCGATGGGGCTGCTCCAGGGCGTCCTGGGCTCCACCCCGGGTCCGCGCGACCGGGCGGAGGTGGACGAGGCGCTGACCGGGCGGGCCGAGCGGATCCTGGCCGGGACGCGTCTCACGGAGGAGAGCCACGTCACCGTACGGGCGTGCCTGCTGGCCCTGATGTACGCGGACCGGCTCGGCGCGGCCGCCCTGTGGACGGACCGGCACCTGGAGGAGGCGGCCGAGCGCGGTGCGCCCGGCTGGACCGCGGTGATGCAGGCGATGCGCGCGCACATGGCGCTGCGCCGCGGTGAACTGGCGCAGGCCCGCCGACTGGCGGAGCAGGCGCTGGAGGAACTCCCCCCGCACGGCTGGGGCGTGGGCATCGGCATGCCGCTCTCTGCGCTCATCGAGGCCCGGACGGCGATGGCCGACCACGAGGCGGCCGCGGCGCTGGTGGACCACCCCGTACCCGAGCAGATGCTCCAGACCCGCTACGGCCTCCACTACATCTACGCGCGTGGAAGACATCAGCTCGCCACCGGACGCCACCATGCGGCGCTCACGGACTTCATGGCCTGCGGCAGGCTGATGCGGGAGTGGGACATGGACCGGGCGGGGCTGGCGCCCTGGCGGGTGGGGGTCGCGGAGGCCTCGCTGGCCCTGGGCAACCGCGAGCAGGCCGAGCGGTTCGCCCGGGAGCAGCTCGCCGAAGAGACCGGGCCGCGGGTGCGTGGTCTGGCCCTGCGCGTGCTCGCGGGCGCCCGCCCGCTGCGCGAACGGCCCCCGCTGCTGGAACGGGCCGTGACCCTGCTCCAGGACGAGGGGGATTCACACGAGCTGGCCCGGGCCCTGACCGAGCTGGGCACCGCCTACGAGCGGCTCGGGGACCCCGCCCAGGGCAAGACGTGCGCCCGCCGGGCCTGGCGCATCGCCGAGGCCAGCGGTTCCCGTGAGCCCGGCCAGGGCGCACCGGCAGAGGCGGCCGTGCCGAGCGCGCCGCCGCGCGCCGTGGCCGCGGCTCCCGAACCGGTTCCCGTCCGGTCCGCTCCGGCGACGGCGTCCGCGCTCACTGACGCCGAGCGCCGGGTGGCCTCACTGGCCGCGCACGGCTACACGAACCGGGAGATCTCGGCCAAGCTCTTCATCACGGTCAGTACCGTCGAACAGCACCTCACCCGGGTCTACCGCAAGATCAACATCACTCGCCGCCAAGACCTTCCCGTGAGTTGGGACAACGATGTCGCACACACTGCCTGA
- a CDS encoding metallophosphoesterase family protein encodes MSHTLPDPSDHAATTAAGPRLLAVSDLHIGMADNRPITESLRPRHPDDWLIVAGDVGEMTEDIEWALGLLAGRFATVVWAPGNHELWTPREDKVQARGEERYRHLVEMCRRLGVHTPEDPWPVWRGPDGPVAVAPLFLLYDYTFRVPGVATKEESLERAHEAGIVCTDEYLLHPDPYPSRDAWCRARVELTRRRLEAHDPAVPLVLVNHFPLVREPTEVLWHPEFAQWCGTVLTADWHRRFRTAAVVYGHLHIPRTTWYDGVRFEEVSIGYPREWRRRGHPKGLLRQILPHPEREAGT; translated from the coding sequence ATGTCGCACACACTGCCTGACCCCTCCGACCATGCCGCCACCACGGCCGCAGGACCCCGGCTGCTCGCGGTCAGCGACCTGCACATCGGGATGGCCGACAACCGGCCGATCACCGAATCGCTGCGGCCGCGGCACCCGGACGACTGGCTGATCGTCGCGGGCGACGTCGGCGAGATGACCGAGGACATCGAGTGGGCGCTGGGCCTGCTCGCCGGACGCTTCGCCACGGTGGTGTGGGCGCCGGGCAACCACGAGCTGTGGACGCCGCGCGAGGACAAGGTCCAGGCTCGCGGCGAGGAACGCTACCGCCACCTCGTGGAGATGTGCCGCCGGCTCGGGGTCCACACCCCCGAGGACCCCTGGCCGGTGTGGCGGGGGCCCGACGGCCCCGTCGCCGTCGCCCCGCTGTTCCTGCTGTACGACTACACCTTCCGCGTCCCGGGCGTCGCCACGAAGGAGGAGTCGCTGGAGCGGGCGCACGAGGCCGGCATCGTCTGCACGGACGAGTACCTGCTGCACCCCGACCCGTACCCGAGCCGGGACGCCTGGTGCCGTGCCCGGGTCGAACTGACCCGGCGGCGGCTGGAGGCCCACGACCCGGCGGTCCCCCTGGTGCTGGTCAACCACTTCCCGCTGGTCCGCGAACCCACGGAGGTGCTGTGGCACCCGGAGTTCGCCCAGTGGTGCGGCACCGTCCTCACCGCCGACTGGCACCGCCGGTTCCGTACGGCCGCCGTGGTCTACGGACACCTGCACATCCCCCGGACCACCTGGTACGACGGGGTGCGCTTCGAGGAGGTGTCGATCGGCTACCCGCGCGAATGGCGCCGCCGCGGCCACCCCAAGGGCCTGCTGCGGCAGATCCTGCCCCACCCCGAGCGAGAGGCCGGCACGTGA
- a CDS encoding 4'-phosphopantetheinyl transferase, with amino-acid sequence MIEVLLPEGARAREAFGPDGSAVLYPGEAALVATAPQERREEFTTVRGCARRAMADLGLPPAPVLNGRRNVPQWPAGVVGSMTHCAGYRAAVLARDTDLVAIGIDAEPDMPLRPGILESIALPGELAWARTPVTGAGRVCRDRLLFSAKEAVYKTWFPLVGTELDFDDARLSFRTDADSPRRGTFRAVVLRPGTGSDGRPVTGFAGRWLADRGLVVTAIAVPAPDGAGHPDR; translated from the coding sequence GTGATAGAGGTCCTGCTGCCCGAAGGGGCCCGCGCGCGCGAGGCGTTCGGGCCGGACGGCTCCGCGGTGCTGTACCCCGGGGAAGCCGCCCTGGTGGCCACGGCGCCGCAGGAGCGGCGCGAGGAGTTCACCACCGTACGGGGCTGCGCCCGCAGGGCGATGGCGGACCTCGGCCTGCCCCCGGCCCCGGTCCTGAACGGCCGGCGCAACGTTCCGCAGTGGCCCGCCGGGGTGGTGGGCAGCATGACCCACTGCGCGGGCTACCGGGCCGCGGTCCTGGCCCGGGACACCGATCTGGTGGCGATCGGCATCGATGCCGAGCCCGACATGCCGCTGCGGCCGGGGATCCTGGAATCCATCGCCCTGCCCGGCGAACTGGCCTGGGCGCGCACCCCGGTGACGGGGGCGGGGCGGGTCTGCCGCGACCGCCTCCTGTTCAGCGCCAAGGAGGCCGTGTACAAGACCTGGTTCCCGCTGGTCGGCACCGAGCTGGACTTCGACGACGCGCGGCTGTCCTTCCGTACCGATGCCGACAGTCCGCGGCGGGGCACCTTCCGCGCCGTGGTCCTGCGGCCGGGCACCGGGTCCGACGGACGGCCGGTGACCGGCTTCGCCGGCCGCTGGCTCGCGGACCGGGGTCTGGTCGTCACCGCCATCGCGGTACCCGCGCCGGACGGGGCCGGGCACCCGGACCGGTAG
- a CDS encoding flavin monoamine oxidase family protein — protein MTSAPPDSTSYTTSMLVPDFPFSYDAWLNHPAGLGSLPPERAGTPVAVVGGGMAGLTAAYELMRLGLRPVVYEAEQLGGRMRSVPFPGRPEHVAEMGAMRFPLSARALFHYIDLLGLATSPFPNPLSEHTPSTLIDLGGVRHVARGTQDLPELYQEVAAAWEKALQERAELATMRDAVRRRDVETLKHVWDRLVREFDDQSFHGFLATSSAFRSFRHREVFGQVGFGTGGWDTDFPNSLLEILRVVYTEADEHQRAVLGGSQQIPRGLWEHRPDDCAHWPAGTSLASLHGGVPRPGVRAVRRAGTGFAVTGADGQEQHYPAVVYTPHVWTLLNRVEADPGLLSTPVWTAVERTHYMGSSKVFVLTDRPFWHDRDPGTGLPVMSMTLTDRMPRGVYLFDDGPDRPGVLCLSYTWNDDSLKMATLSPQERLEVLLGKLAEIYPGVDIRSHVIGEPLTITWETEPHFMGAFKANLPGQYRYQRRLFTQFMQHGLPRGQRGFFLCGDDVSWTGGFAEGAVTTALNAVWGVVDHLGGSAHPDNPGPGDLFEALAPVELPYES, from the coding sequence ATGACATCAGCACCCCCGGACTCCACCTCGTACACGACCAGCATGCTCGTGCCGGACTTCCCGTTCTCCTACGACGCCTGGCTGAACCACCCGGCGGGCCTGGGCTCCCTCCCGCCCGAGCGCGCCGGGACCCCGGTCGCCGTGGTCGGCGGCGGAATGGCGGGGCTGACCGCCGCCTACGAGCTGATGCGGCTGGGCCTGCGCCCGGTCGTATACGAGGCGGAACAGCTCGGCGGCCGCATGCGGTCGGTCCCGTTCCCGGGACGGCCGGAGCACGTGGCCGAGATGGGCGCGATGCGCTTTCCGCTGTCGGCCCGCGCCCTGTTCCACTACATCGACCTGCTGGGGCTGGCCACCAGCCCCTTCCCCAACCCCCTGTCCGAGCACACCCCGAGCACGCTCATCGACCTCGGCGGGGTGCGCCACGTCGCGCGCGGGACGCAGGACCTGCCCGAGCTGTACCAGGAGGTGGCCGCCGCCTGGGAGAAGGCGCTCCAGGAGCGGGCGGAGCTGGCCACGATGCGCGACGCGGTCCGGCGGCGCGACGTCGAGACCCTCAAGCACGTGTGGGACCGGCTGGTCCGGGAGTTCGACGACCAGTCCTTCCACGGTTTCCTCGCCACCAGTTCGGCGTTCCGCTCGTTCCGGCACCGGGAGGTCTTCGGCCAGGTCGGGTTCGGTACCGGCGGCTGGGACACCGATTTCCCGAACTCGCTGCTGGAGATCCTCCGCGTGGTCTACACCGAGGCCGACGAGCACCAGAGGGCCGTCCTCGGGGGTTCCCAGCAGATACCGCGGGGGCTGTGGGAGCACCGGCCGGACGACTGCGCGCACTGGCCGGCGGGCACCTCGCTGGCGTCGCTGCACGGCGGGGTGCCGCGGCCGGGCGTGCGGGCCGTGCGGCGCGCCGGGACGGGCTTCGCGGTCACCGGCGCCGACGGGCAGGAGCAGCACTACCCGGCCGTGGTGTACACCCCGCACGTGTGGACTCTGCTGAACCGGGTGGAGGCCGATCCGGGGCTGCTGAGCACGCCGGTGTGGACGGCGGTGGAACGGACCCACTACATGGGCTCGTCGAAGGTGTTCGTCCTGACCGACCGGCCCTTCTGGCACGACCGGGATCCCGGGACCGGGCTGCCGGTGATGAGCATGACGCTCACCGACCGGATGCCGCGCGGGGTCTACCTCTTCGACGACGGTCCGGACCGGCCGGGCGTGCTGTGCCTGTCGTACACGTGGAACGACGACTCGCTGAAGATGGCGACGCTGAGCCCGCAGGAGCGCCTGGAGGTGCTGCTGGGCAAGCTCGCGGAGATCTATCCCGGGGTGGACATCCGCTCGCACGTGATCGGGGAGCCGCTGACCATCACATGGGAGACCGAACCGCACTTCATGGGCGCGTTCAAGGCCAACCTTCCGGGCCAGTACCGCTACCAGCGGCGGCTGTTCACCCAGTTCATGCAGCACGGGCTGCCCCGGGGACAGCGCGGGTTCTTTCTGTGCGGCGACGACGTCTCCTGGACCGGTGGCTTCGCCGAGGGCGCCGTCACCACGGCGCTGAACGCGGTCTGGGGCGTGGTGGACCACCTGGGCGGATCGGCTCATCCGGACAACCCCGGCCCCGGTGACCTCTTCGAGGCGCTCGCACCCGTCGAACTGCCCTACGAGAGCTGA